The Pseudomonas sp. SCA2728.1_7 DNA segment CCGCCAAGACGATACCGAGGCGAATCGCGCTGACCTTGTTCAAGCCACCGGCCAGACGCCCGACGACGAACAGCAGCGGCAGTTTCAAACCGATCAACAACAGCGTCAGCCCCAGCACGGTGATCGGCGCGCTGAGCAGCAAGCTGAGGTTGGCGCCCATGCCGACGCTGATGAAAAACAGCCCGAGCAGCAACCCTTTGAACGGCTCGATCTGCGCTTCCAGCTCATGGCGATATTCCGAATCCGCCAACAGCAAACCGGCAAGAAACGCGCCCAGCGCCATCGACACACCGACCAGATCCATCAACCACGCCGTGCCGATCACCACCAGCAACGCCGTGGCCGTCGACACTTCCGGCAAACCGGTTTTCGCCACCACGCGGAACACCGGACGCAGCAGATAGCGCCCACCGACCACGACCACGGCGATACCGCCGAGCACCTGCAAGGCGTGATTCAGGCCCTCGGCATTGCTGTTGTCCTGAGCACCACCGGCAAGCATCGGCACCAGCGCGATCAACGGGATCGCGGCGATGTCCTGAAACAGCAGAATCGCAAACGCCAGTCGCCCGTGTGGGCTGGTCAATTCTTTGCGCTCGGCCAGACTTTGCAGACCGAATGCCGTCGAGGAAAGGGCCAGACCGAGACCCAACACAATCGCGCTGTTCAATGGCTGGCCAAACACCGACAAGGCCAGCACGCCGATCACCGAAGCCGTCAACAGCACTTGCGCCAGACCGACGCCGAACACCGATTTGCGCATCACCCACAAACGTCGTGGCGACAGCTCAAGACCAATGATGAACAGCAGCAACACCACGCCCAGTTCGGAAATATGCGCGACGCTTTGCGGATTGCCGATCAGGCCCAACACCGACGGGCCGATAATCACGCCGGCAAACAGATAACCGAGCACGGCGCCCAATTGCAGACGTTTGGCCAAAGGCACGGTGAGCACGGCCGCGAACAGAAAGACGACGGCGGCTTGCAACAGATTGCCTTCATGGGGCATGAGGTTACTCCTGACAACGGTACGGCGGGGGGTGACAAGGATAAGGGCTGAATCGATTCAAGATCCACAGAAGATCCCTGTAGGAGTGAGCCTGCTCGCGATAGCGGTGTATCAGCCACACATGAGTCGACTGATCCACCGCTATCGCGAGCAGGCTCACTCCTACAGGGGATCTTAATCATTTCTGTAATATCTGGCATCAATTGGTTACATTCATAACCTCTGCGTATCAATCTCCCGAGTCCCGCCATGTCCATCAACTTCGACCTCAACGACCTGCAAGCCTTTCGCGCCGTGGTCGAGCAGGGCAGTTTCCGCAAGGCCGCCGACACCGTGCGCCTGTCGCAACCGGCGCTGAGCCGGCGCATCGAAAAGCTCGAAGACGCCCTCGGCGTCAAACTCTTCGAACGCACCACACGCAAGGTCAGCCTGACTCAGGCCGGGCGCGGTTTCATGCCCAGCGTCGAGCGTTTGCTCGATGATCTCGACGTCGCGTTATTGGGCATCAGCGAAGTCGCTTCGACGCGTCTGGGCCATGTCACCGTCGCCTGCGTGCCTTCGGCGGCGTACTACTTCATGCCGCGCGTGATCGCGCGCTATCACCAGCAATTCCCGCGCATCAAGGTCAAAGTGCTCGACTCCAGCGCGCACGATGTCTTGAGTGCAGTGGTCAATGGCGAGGCGGATTTCGGCTTGAGTTTTCTCGGCACGCAGGATGCCAAAGTCGAGTTCGAACCGCTTGTGCAGGAGTGCTACGTCGTCGCTTGTCGCCGCGATCATGCGTTGGCCGGGCGCAGCAGTGTGAGCTGGGACGAGTTCTATCAGCAGGATTACATCTCGCTGGACAAGACCTCCGGCAACCGCTTTCTGCTCGATCAGGCGTTGAGCAGCGTGGTGCCGCAGCGTTCGAGCATCTGCGAAACCCGGCATGTGACGACGATGATCGGACTGGTGGAGGCGGGGTTGGGCGTGGCGGCGGTGCCGCTGATGGCGATGCCCGGGCCGGATCATCCGATCCTGACGCGGGTGCCACTGACCGATCCGCAAGTGATGCGCAGTGTCGGCATCATCAAGCGCCGGGGTCGTACGCTGACCCCGGCGGCATTGGAACTGGAGCGGCTGGTGGTGGAAATGAAAGTCCAGCCGCCAATTGTCAGCGCTTGACCGAATCCAGTCCGGTGGCCTGCACGTCTGCTTGCGCGGCCGGCGCGGCGAGGTAAGCGAGCAGCGCTTTGGCTTCTTTCGGATGCTGCGCACCGACTGGAATCCCGGCGGCAAATCGCGTTACCGATTGCACCGATTCCGGAATCTTCGCGACGAAACTCACGCCCGGCACTGGCAGCAATTCGCTGACCTGCTGGAAGCCCAATTGGTAGTCGCCAGTGGCAACCACCGAGCCGACCGGGATTTTCGGGATCATTTTTGCCTTCGGTTTCAGCTGATCTTCAATGCCGAGTTTCTTGAACAACTGCTGCTCGATGTACACGCCGCTGGCGCTGTCGGAGTAGGCCACCGATTGTGCGTCGAGCAGGGTTTTCTTCAGGCCGTCGACACTGCTGATGTCCGGTTTCGGCGCGCCTTCGCGCACCACCAGGCCGATCCGCGAATCGGCCAGTTCCACGCGCGAAGCCGGGTCGACCTTGCCTTGCTTGATCAAGTCATCGAGGGCGTAGCCGACCATGATCACCACGTCGGCGTGTTCACCGCGCGCGAGGCGATTGGGGATCGCCTCCGGCGCCTTGCCCATCGACGGGCCGAGGCTGGTCGTCAGTGTGTTGCCGCTGGTGGCAGCGAATTTCGGCCCGAGAATCTTGTAGGCAGCGGTGAAACCGCCGGAGGTCATCACGTTCAATTCTTCGGCCTGGGCCGCGAGGTTGAACGCGAGACCGGCGAGCAGGGCGGTGACAGTAAACAGTTTTTTCATGGCGAGTTTTCCTCAGGCCGCGACAGGTTGCAGACGACCACCGGCACGGCGGTACAGATAAAGAGTGGCGCACAGGGCACACAGCGCACCGATGCTCATCCAGTAGCCCGGCGCGGCTTTGTCGCCGGTGTACTGAATCAGGAAGGTCGACATCGCCGGGGTGAAACCACCGAAAATCGCTGTGGCCAGGCTGTAGGCGAGGGAGAAACCGGCAACGCGAACCTCGACTGGCATGATCTCGGTGAGCGCCGGAATCATCGCGCCGTTGTACAAGCCGTAGATAAACGACAGCCACAACAGCGACAGCAGCATGTGGCTGAAGCTAGGCGCCTGCACCAGATACGACAGCGCCGGATAGGTCGTGGCCAGGGCCAGCAGCGACATGGCGATCAGCACCGGACGACGGCCGATACGGTCGGACAACAGGCCGCCAATCGGCAGCCAGAAGAAGTTCGACACACCGACCAGCAAGGTCACCAACAGCGCGTCCGAAGTACTCAGATGCAGCACGGTTTTACCGAAGGTCGGCGCGTACACGGTGATCAGGTAAAACGCGGTGGTGGTCAGCGCGACCATCAACATGCCGCCAAGTACCACGCCCCAGTTCTGGCCGAGGGTGCGGAACACTTCGCCCATGCTCGGGCGGTGTTTGCGTGCGGCGAACTCTTCGGTTTCCGCCAGGTTACGGCGCAGGAAAAAGATGAACGGCACGATCATGCAGCCGACGAAAAACGGAATCCGCCAGCCCCAATCGGCCACTACCTCCGGCGCCATCCACGCGTTCAAGGCGTAGCCCAACGCGGCGGCGACAATGATTGCCACTTGCTGACTGGCCGACTGCCAAGCGGTGAAGAAACCTTTGCGACCCGGCGTGGCGATCTCGGCGAGATACACCGACACTCCGCCCAATTCCGCACCGGCCGAGAACCCTTGCAGCAAGCGTCCGATCAATACCAGCGCTGGCGCAAACAGGCCGATACTTTCGTAACCGGGCACCAGCACAATCAATATTGTGCCGCTCGCCATGATCGACAGCGTGACGATCAAACCTTTACGCCGGCCGACATCATCGATGTACGCACCGAGCACAATGGCGCCCAGCGGACGCATCAAGAAGCCTGCGCCGAATACGGCAAATGTCATCATCAGAGAGGCGAATTCACTGCTCGCCGGGAAAAACACCGCCGCGATCTGCGTGGCGTAGAAGCCGAACAGAAAGAAATCGAACTGTTCGAGGAAGTTGCCCGAGGTCACCCGGAAAATGGCGCCGGCCCGCGAGCCGTTGTGTGGGATTGAGGCTGTCATAGAAAAGTACTCCACCGCTTTTATGACGTGCGCGACGGGAGGGCGGCGCACGGTTTTTATTGAGGCGGATGGTGGCGCAGATGTAACAATCTGTTAATTGCATTGTTGGCATGGATTGATGTTCAGGGCGGATCAATGGTTTTTTTGGGGACACATGCATTGCTGCGCTAACGGCTGCTTATGGTTTCGACTGACGGCGACGTCGCCGGTGAGAAAAGATCAAGGGCACTCGAGCTGGCGCTCATTGTAATGAGTGGTTAAAAGCGGGCGCATGGCTTTGGATTGGTGGGGTGGCTACCCCTCACCCCAGCCCTCTCCCGAGGGAGAGGGAGCCGATTTCGGTTGGTTTTGAAACTTGCATTCGGCTCGGTATCGCACATCGGCGCACTTCTGCCAAACACCTCGGTCAGTCCCCTCTCCCGAGGGAGAGGGAGCCGATTTCGGTTGGTTTTGAAACGTGCATTCGACTCGGTATCGCACATCGGCGCACTTCTGCCAAACACCTCGGTCAGTCCCCTCTCCCGAGGGAGAGGGAGCCGATTTCGGTTGGTTTTGAAACGTGCATTCGACTCGGTATCGCATATCGGCGCACTTCTGCCAAACACCTCGGTCAGTGCCCTCTCCCGAGGGAGAGGGAGCCGATTTCGGTTGGTTTTGAAACTTGCATTCGGCTCGGTATCGCACATCGGCGCACTTCTGCCAAACACCTCGGTCAGTCCCCTCTCCCGAGGGAGAGGGAGCCGATTTCGGTTGGTTTTGAAACTTGCATTCGGCTCGGTATCGCACGTCGGCGCACTTCTGCAAAACACCTCGGTCAGTCCCCTCTCCCTCCGGGAGAGGGCTAGGGTGAGGGGCTCTTGATTTTGCTTTTGTCTCCAGGACACCCAAATTTCAATGACCTCTAGCGCCCACCCCCGGCAAAAAAGGAATGATTCCCGCCCCACGCAGTCGGAGTTGAGGTACTACCAATTCAGGAGGTTCACCGATGAACAGCAAAACCCTAATCGCCAGCCTGGCCCTCGTCGCCGGCATTGCCGGGATCAGCCCACTTGTTCAAGCGGCGCAAACCTCAAATGAACAGGCCGTGCAATCCCCGGTCAGCGACCGCGAACTGAAGGTCAACGACCGCGCCCCGGATATTTATCAGCGCAGTGAAAAAGCCATCGACTGGAAAACCAAGGGCCTGAAAAAACCTGTTGAGCAGGCGCAGTGGGTACAGATCAATGACCAGTACGTCATGGTGATGATCACCAACGGGACGATTGTCGAGATGAAACCGGTCGAGCGCTAGAAAATACCAGCCAGCAAGAGCTATGCGAGACTTGCTTTACCAACGATTTCTGTCGCTTAATCGAGCCAAAGGAATGGCTCACTAAGGACAGTTAATGTTTATTACATCCGCTAGCCCGGAAGATGTACTCCGTTGGTTCAAGAATGCCGACCATGGCCAAGAAGTTCTGTGCTTGCTGTTGGCAAACGAGAGCAGTGTTGCCGCCAGCACCAGTAAAGATGGAAGCGGCCTGCTTTCCTTAATAAAAAATTACTCCAGAACCAACGTCGCCTTGGGCAGTCGTATCGCATTTCTCGTTTTTCATGCTCAAGCGGAAAAAATGTTGGAGCTGCCAGGAGCCAGGAGTACGCGCAAGATATTTTTCGCCGATAACCTGTTAGCGCCTGAGAGTCACGTCACATTACCTCTGAGTGAGGTGCCTGTTTTCAAAGATGTCAGTGAAGACGATTTTGCCCGTCGCATGATCCTTGCCGAAGAGACCGCCGAGTCAACCTTGCAACTGGACGCCAGTTTCGTTGAACTGCTAGGGATTGACGCGCAAAGCTTGCCCGCCATCTGTACTTTTGTCCGGGGTATTGATGACGTGGCAGTCAAGTCGTTGCCCGCTCAATGGACGCAAAAGGAAGTGCAGGAGTATTTCCATGCGCTACAGGCATTTTTGGACGTGCTGGATGCAACTCCGCTTCCACCGCCGATGGGGGGTATCGAACAGGCTTATGGGCATCTAGCCGATTTGATCGTTTCCATCGAGGCCAACAAGAGGAAAATCGACAAGGTCTTGCTGGCGCTCGCCAAACATTCCAGTTTGCCGGATTCGGAGCAGCGATTGGTCGACGGTTTTATCAAAGAACAGAGCGGGACAACAGAAGCTCTCCATGCGCTTTTCTCCCAATTGCCATCCATCGATTTTTCGCTTGCGAGCCAAGAGTCGCGACGACTCAAATGTTTGCGATTGGCGGAGAGTATTGATAGCGCGCTGGAATTACTTCGTGCTTACCACGTTGACCGTTTTAATGAGACCGAAGAGCTACAACTGGAAAGAATCGAAAGGCGCCAGGCTCAACTTTCGGAGTTTGTTCATAAACTTGCTGCTAAGCGTACACGTACAACACTGGGCGCCCCGCGTGCGCTTCCAGCAGGTTTCTGGACGGCATTGGGGCGGGCTAAAGACATATTGGATATCACCAAAACATTGTCGGAACTCCTGAAACCCTCATAACCCCAGTATCAGGCTCTGATGTTTTCAACCTGATGCCCCAACCGATACTGATTATTGCCACTGCGCTTGGCCTCATACATCGCCAGATCGGCAATGTGCAGCAGGCGATCCATAGCCGTCGCATGATCCGGAAACACCGCCACGCCAAGGCTGGTACCGATATGGCGCTGGTCGTTGCCGATGCTGATCGGTGGCGACAGTTCGATGAAGATTTTCTGGCAGATGCGGCGGGCTTCGTCCTGCAAACTCACGCTCGGCGCCAGGCCTTGCAGGATCACCACGAACTCATCGCCGCCAATGCGCGCGACGGTGTCAGTGGCGCGCAAGATGCGCTTCAACCGTGTTGCCGTGGTGATCAGCACCCGGTCACCGGCGGCATGGCCGTAGCGATCATTGATGGTTTTGAAGCCGTTGAGATCGACGAACACCAGTGCGACGCGGGTCTCGGTCTGCCGCGCGTGGTCCAGCGCTTCGGACAAGCGTTGTTCCAGCACCAGGCGATTGGGCAGGCCGGTCAGCGGATCGAAGTGGGCGAGGTGTTGCAGGTAGCTGGCCGAGGCTTTTTCTTCGGTGATGTCGCGCACCACGCCCATCATCTTCACCACCGCGTCGTGGTCGTTGCGCACCACGTTGCCGGTTTCCCGTAGCCAGCGAATCGTGCCGTCGGGCCAGACCACGCGGTATTCCTCATCGTGGTTTTCGCCGGTCTCCAGGCAACGCAGTTCGCCCTCGCGCACCTTGATGCGGTCGTCCGGATGGACGCAGGAACAGAACAGCGCATAGGACGGCGTGATCTCGCCGATCTTGAAGCCGAACATGCCGTAAATCGCATCCGACCAGTACAGCCGATCCGTGTCGACTTCCCAATCCCAAGTGCCAATGCGCGCAAAGTACTGGCTGCGCTTGAAGCGCTCGACGTCGCCGTCCTGCTGAATGTGTTGGCCATCGGCGGCCCGCCTCAGCAGATCCCGGTACTGCGCGAGCTGCCTGCGCAAACCGCGTTCGCGCCACAGCAGCAGAACGATAATGGCGAGCATGATCGCGCCGACGGCAAGGCTGATCCAGAACAGAGTCATTCGGGCGCTGCCAGCATGGCGAATCGATCCGTAGAGTAGTGGCGGTTGGCTATGTTAATGCTTCAATACTCGGTTCGGATACCATGTTGATCTGCGCTGGCAGGTTGCCAATCCCCGGCATTTCTGGGAAAACGGCGGCCGGCTGAACAATAGAGTGAATGTTATGAATGATGAACTGCAGGTAATCGATCTTCAGGTCGGCGAAGGCAAGGCCGCCGTCAAAGGCGCGCTGATCACCACCCAATACACCGGCTGGCTGGAAGACGGCAGCGAGTTCGATTCTTCCTACAGCCGTGGCAAACCTTTTCAGTGCGTGATTGGCACCGGACGGGTGATCAAGGGCTGGGATCAGGGCTTGATGGGGATGCAGGTGGGGGGCAAGCGCAAATTGCTGGTGCCGGCGCATTTGGGGTACGGCGAACGGACGATGGGCAAGATCCCGCCGAATTCGAATCTGGTGTTTGAGATTGAGTTGTTGGAAGTGTTGACGCGGGAGGATTGAGGTGGAGGGCGTCGATTTGGATGAAGTCCGTTACTTCATCCAAATACCGTCAGGGTGGATCAGGTGAATACGTCTATATCGTCAAGCGCGTCTTCGATGATTCCTTGCAGTGAAGGGTGCGTTCGCCTAGCTGACTCAAGTGCCAAAAAAACAGTTTCTGTATCCACTTCGCCATGTCGGCGAGCGATGTGCCCGAGTGCAGTCGCCGCAGCGGCCACAATTGCTTCGGTTTTGCTGGTGATGTGTTTCAGGCAGATGTCCTGAGCCCAGTTTCTGTCGGTTTCATTTAGGCCAATGGATACGAGTGCGGCGATTACGTTTGCATCTATGCCGCTGGAAAGTAGGCGGACGGCCTCTTCGTGGTTTATCGATGGGTTTTGGTAGATGAGGCTCATTGCCGAAGTTAACCCCTGATGCCGATAAAAAGATCGAGTTCCGCTGGCAGTTGTTCGTTAACCGCCATGCCGATTTTTTGAGCTTGATCCAGTGTCAGCAGCCACTCGCCGTCGGGACTTTCGTCAAGGCTTTTCCAACCCATTGCAGCCAGAACTGCCGGTTCAAATTTCGACCCAACTGTAAGTTGGTATTTTAAGGTGTCGTCTTCGTCGTCACCCTTTAAGAAACCGCTAATCCATAAAAACATCTGTAGCCTCCTGTTTACTTCGGGGTTGATCTTTCGGGGTCTGCGGGATCGATTTGTTCCCCGGTCTCATGGTTAAACTCGCCAAGATGCTTGCCTTGCTTGTTATAAAGCTCGATAGCACCGGTTTTACTGTCCCATTCAAAGATCCGGCCTTTTCTATCCTTCCATCGGCTGCGTCTACCGCCTCCACCTTGAACACTGCTTTTGGATTTGACAGGAAAAGCATCCGGGAATGCGGGAAGTGTTGCGGGAGGTCTGTGGTACTTGATATCGCCGCCGAGAGCGCGCCTTGAAATCACAACATACAGGGGCGACACCCCGGAGTCAGCCGGAAAAACCAGGATGAAATCGTGGTATTCAGGCGGGTAAACCGGATTAACGATGATCTTGTCTGCTTGCTCAGTCGGCGGGTAAATCCAGATCTGGGGTATTTGCGGTGCGCCTTCCAGCGGTGGAATTACCGTTGTCTTGGTGGGGTCTACGGCGGGTGTCCAGATCAATTTTGCGCCATTACCGAAATCTGCGACTTGCTGGGTGCCTTGCTTCACGAACCGTACGACAGGAATCATCTCCCAATCGCTGCGCGTCTGGGTGTTGTACCCATATCCTTTCAAGGTGCCGTCGGCTTGTTGTTCTAAACGCAATCGGACACGAGTGCGACCTTTCTCAAGCGATTTAAGTTGTTCTTCTGTGTATAGCGAGCTGTCGCCCAAACTCGAAGGCCAAAGCAGAGCAACAATGCCGAGCAATGCACCAGCGACAACACCTCCCGTCACTGCACTTGCACCACTCACCGCACTTGCGCCTGGGCTTGCAGTGGTAGTCGTAGCTAATAGAAGCGTTCCTGCCTCAGCAGGAAAATTACGGCCTCCTACTTTTTTTAGCGGAATGTTCCCAGCAGTGTCTCGCTCGCGGCCGCCCAAAAAAGACAACTCTCCAAAATCAGCCAACTTCTCGACCGGAATAAATCCGGTACTACTGACATGGTTGATTACACCATCCGGAAGCTGGCAGCTTTTAGCGAACACGCAACCTTTTGCATCGGGCATAGGCTGTTGTGGTTGTTTGATTAGGCTATTTTCGTAGGCTTGCTGTCTGGCAAGCATATCGTCATAGGCGGTTTGTCTAGCTTCCCGCTCTGCCAACTCGCTGTCGGTCATATAGCGGCTAGTGATGTGGTGTCCGTCACCGGCC contains these protein-coding regions:
- a CDS encoding monovalent cation:proton antiporter-2 (CPA2) family protein, with the protein product MPHEGNLLQAAVVFLFAAVLTVPLAKRLQLGAVLGYLFAGVIIGPSVLGLIGNPQSVAHISELGVVLLLFIIGLELSPRRLWVMRKSVFGVGLAQVLLTASVIGVLALSVFGQPLNSAIVLGLGLALSSTAFGLQSLAERKELTSPHGRLAFAILLFQDIAAIPLIALVPMLAGGAQDNSNAEGLNHALQVLGGIAVVVVGGRYLLRPVFRVVAKTGLPEVSTATALLVVIGTAWLMDLVGVSMALGAFLAGLLLADSEYRHELEAQIEPFKGLLLGLFFISVGMGANLSLLLSAPITVLGLTLLLIGLKLPLLFVVGRLAGGLNKVSAIRLGIVLAAGGEFAFVVFKIGRDQGLFEPRLYDLLVLTITLSMAVTPLLLLLCARLVSPKVQPVEVPEKYREIDTDTPRVVIAGMGRMGQIVARILRAQNIKFVALDTSVETIELSRSFGGVPVFYGDPMRPEILNAAKVGEAEYFVIATDDPDTNIKTAEVVRKLYPHMKIIARARNRQHVHRLVDVGAEAIRETYYSSLEMSRRTLVGLGLTQAQADARIKRFKHHDEQVLEAQHAIYDDAAKVLQTAQEARAELARLFESDQLEEESRKS
- a CDS encoding LysR family transcriptional regulator, whose translation is MSINFDLNDLQAFRAVVEQGSFRKAADTVRLSQPALSRRIEKLEDALGVKLFERTTRKVSLTQAGRGFMPSVERLLDDLDVALLGISEVASTRLGHVTVACVPSAAYYFMPRVIARYHQQFPRIKVKVLDSSAHDVLSAVVNGEADFGLSFLGTQDAKVEFEPLVQECYVVACRRDHALAGRSSVSWDEFYQQDYISLDKTSGNRFLLDQALSSVVPQRSSICETRHVTTMIGLVEAGLGVAAVPLMAMPGPDHPILTRVPLTDPQVMRSVGIIKRRGRTLTPAALELERLVVEMKVQPPIVSA
- a CDS encoding substrate-binding domain-containing protein gives rise to the protein MKKLFTVTALLAGLAFNLAAQAEELNVMTSGGFTAAYKILGPKFAATSGNTLTTSLGPSMGKAPEAIPNRLARGEHADVVIMVGYALDDLIKQGKVDPASRVELADSRIGLVVREGAPKPDISSVDGLKKTLLDAQSVAYSDSASGVYIEQQLFKKLGIEDQLKPKAKMIPKIPVGSVVATGDYQLGFQQVSELLPVPGVSFVAKIPESVQSVTRFAAGIPVGAQHPKEAKALLAYLAAPAAQADVQATGLDSVKR
- a CDS encoding MFS transporter; protein product: MTASIPHNGSRAGAIFRVTSGNFLEQFDFFLFGFYATQIAAVFFPASSEFASLMMTFAVFGAGFLMRPLGAIVLGAYIDDVGRRKGLIVTLSIMASGTILIVLVPGYESIGLFAPALVLIGRLLQGFSAGAELGGVSVYLAEIATPGRKGFFTAWQSASQQVAIIVAAALGYALNAWMAPEVVADWGWRIPFFVGCMIVPFIFFLRRNLAETEEFAARKHRPSMGEVFRTLGQNWGVVLGGMLMVALTTTAFYLITVYAPTFGKTVLHLSTSDALLVTLLVGVSNFFWLPIGGLLSDRIGRRPVLIAMSLLALATTYPALSYLVQAPSFSHMLLSLLWLSFIYGLYNGAMIPALTEIMPVEVRVAGFSLAYSLATAIFGGFTPAMSTFLIQYTGDKAAPGYWMSIGALCALCATLYLYRRAGGRLQPVAA
- a CDS encoding RcnB family protein, coding for MNSKTLIASLALVAGIAGISPLVQAAQTSNEQAVQSPVSDRELKVNDRAPDIYQRSEKAIDWKTKGLKKPVEQAQWVQINDQYVMVMITNGTIVEMKPVER
- a CDS encoding sensor domain-containing diguanylate cyclase, whose translation is MTLFWISLAVGAIMLAIIVLLLWRERGLRRQLAQYRDLLRRAADGQHIQQDGDVERFKRSQYFARIGTWDWEVDTDRLYWSDAIYGMFGFKIGEITPSYALFCSCVHPDDRIKVREGELRCLETGENHDEEYRVVWPDGTIRWLRETGNVVRNDHDAVVKMMGVVRDITEEKASASYLQHLAHFDPLTGLPNRLVLEQRLSEALDHARQTETRVALVFVDLNGFKTINDRYGHAAGDRVLITTATRLKRILRATDTVARIGGDEFVVILQGLAPSVSLQDEARRICQKIFIELSPPISIGNDQRHIGTSLGVAVFPDHATAMDRLLHIADLAMYEAKRSGNNQYRLGHQVENIRA
- a CDS encoding FKBP-type peptidyl-prolyl cis-trans isomerase; the encoded protein is MNDELQVIDLQVGEGKAAVKGALITTQYTGWLEDGSEFDSSYSRGKPFQCVIGTGRVIKGWDQGLMGMQVGGKRKLLVPAHLGYGERTMGKIPPNSNLVFEIELLEVLTRED
- a CDS encoding pyocin S6 family toxin immunity protein — its product is MFLWISGFLKGDDEDDTLKYQLTVGSKFEPAVLAAMGWKSLDESPDGEWLLTLDQAQKIGMAVNEQLPAELDLFIGIRG
- a CDS encoding colicin E3/pyocin S6 family cytotoxin, which produces MARKTDRPRVQNPPAGDGHHITSRYMTDSELAEREARQTAYDDMLARQQAYENSLIKQPQQPMPDAKGCVFAKSCQLPDGVINHVSSTGFIPVEKLADFGELSFLGGRERDTAGNIPLKKVGGRNFPAEAGTLLLATTTTASPGASAVSGASAVTGGVVAGALLGIVALLWPSSLGDSSLYTEEQLKSLEKGRTRVRLRLEQQADGTLKGYGYNTQTRSDWEMIPVVRFVKQGTQQVADFGNGAKLIWTPAVDPTKTTVIPPLEGAPQIPQIWIYPPTEQADKIIVNPVYPPEYHDFILVFPADSGVSPLYVVISRRALGGDIKYHRPPATLPAFPDAFPVKSKSSVQGGGGRRSRWKDRKGRIFEWDSKTGAIELYNKQGKHLGEFNHETGEQIDPADPERSTPK